In Propionimicrobium sp. PCR01-08-3, one DNA window encodes the following:
- the rbfA gene encoding 30S ribosome-binding factor RbfA, whose protein sequence is MANPRIAKLEDQIQRIIAQMLERRVKDPRLGFVTITEVRLTGDAREATVFFTDLGRSLDGREADAEGGKVDTAAALESAKGLLRSTIGQRLGLKFTPTLTFVRDASEQTAQDMEDLLARVQASDAELAGRRAGAAFAGEADPYRKPAEPADEA, encoded by the coding sequence ATGGCCAATCCCAGGATTGCCAAGCTGGAGGACCAGATTCAGCGGATCATCGCCCAGATGCTGGAGCGCCGGGTGAAGGATCCGAGGCTCGGTTTCGTGACGATCACCGAGGTCCGGTTGACCGGGGACGCCCGCGAGGCGACCGTCTTCTTCACCGATCTCGGCCGTTCGCTGGATGGCCGGGAGGCCGACGCCGAAGGCGGAAAGGTCGACACGGCGGCCGCCCTGGAGTCGGCGAAGGGGTTGTTGCGCAGCACGATCGGCCAGCGGCTCGGGCTGAAGTTCACCCCGACGCTGACCTTCGTGCGCGATGCCAGCGAGCAGACCGCCCAAGACATGGAAGATCTGCTTGCCAGGGTGCAGGCCAGCGATGCCGAACTGGCCGGCCGGCGGGCCGGTGCCGCGTTCGCGGGCGAGGCCGACCCCTACCGCAAGCCCGCCGAACCCGCCGACGAGGCATGA
- a CDS encoding ATP-binding cassette domain-containing protein produces the protein MTTASGRAEEPAARALPRLETSDSRRTVRRQILLAVVGSQAQAWFLIIVARLLADRLAGRGLSGGLVSLAAFLVFVAGMSAAASSVVGSRSAPASEAGLHRRVLQHAFDLGPAMFTGRQTGAMTGMLTDQTERVAGYRQTFIGPMIGSVVSPMLILISVAIAIDPIAAVILLAAVPFIPLAVGGFQRAFRKVSASSREARGKLASQFLEAIQGLTTLKGLRAADRVGDALAHTGEQNRRATMALLARNQLILLVTDAAFSLFMLTAAGLLAWWRLRSGAMDAGQALGLVLVSALLCAPMEQIGSFFYIGMAGKAAQRQIQAFLGRETPVQCEATSSGSASAIEMRGASFGYSPDRPVLIDFDLSVEPHSTTVILGPSGSGKSTLMSVLAGDLLPSAGVTQIGGVALTAATRDQVRQASAMVRQRSWLFYGTLAENLRIGNPQARDDELWQALDDVALADWASRLPDGLGTQLGEQGLAVSGGQAQRIALARAIVSGRDLLLLDEPTSQVDQESERIILGAIDALARDHTIVMVSHRLSAISHADQVVEVAVRADEPLSAAATPESHGAVLSPAQRTPAPPHNPSFRPDAAASSPPPNPSRQPSADEQDHAND, from the coding sequence ATGACTACTGCATCTGGTCGTGCCGAAGAACCAGCCGCCCGGGCCCTCCCCCGGCTGGAAACCAGCGATTCCAGGCGAACCGTCAGACGCCAGATTCTGCTGGCCGTGGTCGGCAGCCAGGCGCAGGCGTGGTTCTTGATCATCGTCGCGCGGTTGTTGGCGGATCGACTTGCCGGGCGTGGGCTATCGGGTGGGTTGGTGAGTTTGGCCGCTTTCCTCGTGTTCGTGGCAGGTATGTCGGCCGCGGCGAGCAGTGTCGTCGGGTCGCGCAGTGCGCCGGCGTCCGAAGCCGGGTTGCATCGCCGGGTGCTGCAGCACGCCTTCGATCTGGGTCCCGCCATGTTCACCGGACGCCAGACCGGCGCGATGACCGGCATGCTCACCGACCAGACCGAGCGCGTGGCCGGCTACCGGCAGACCTTCATCGGGCCGATGATCGGGTCGGTCGTCAGCCCCATGCTGATTCTGATCAGCGTGGCGATCGCTATCGACCCGATCGCCGCGGTCATTCTGCTGGCCGCGGTGCCGTTCATTCCGCTGGCGGTCGGCGGTTTTCAACGTGCCTTCCGCAAGGTTTCCGCCAGCTCACGGGAGGCCAGAGGCAAACTGGCGAGCCAGTTCTTGGAGGCCATTCAGGGCCTCACCACGCTCAAGGGTCTGCGCGCGGCCGACCGCGTCGGCGACGCGTTGGCCCACACCGGCGAGCAGAATCGCCGGGCCACCATGGCGCTGCTGGCCCGCAACCAGCTGATTCTGCTGGTCACCGACGCCGCCTTCTCGTTGTTCATGCTGACCGCTGCCGGCTTGCTGGCCTGGTGGCGGCTTCGTTCCGGCGCCATGGACGCGGGCCAGGCGCTCGGGCTGGTGCTGGTTTCCGCGCTGCTGTGCGCCCCGATGGAGCAGATCGGCAGCTTCTTCTATATCGGCATGGCGGGCAAGGCGGCCCAACGCCAGATTCAGGCCTTCCTGGGACGCGAAACCCCGGTACAGTGCGAGGCGACTTCATCCGGCAGCGCCTCGGCCATCGAGATGCGTGGCGCGAGCTTCGGCTACTCCCCCGATCGTCCGGTACTCATCGACTTTGATCTGAGCGTCGAGCCGCATTCGACCACCGTAATTCTCGGCCCGTCGGGGTCGGGCAAGTCGACCCTGATGTCGGTGCTCGCCGGAGACCTGCTGCCGAGCGCCGGCGTGACACAGATCGGCGGCGTCGCGTTGACCGCAGCCACCCGTGATCAGGTGCGGCAGGCGTCGGCCATGGTGCGCCAGCGCAGCTGGCTGTTCTATGGGACGCTCGCCGAGAATCTGCGAATCGGCAATCCGCAGGCCCGCGACGATGAATTGTGGCAGGCGCTGGATGATGTGGCGCTGGCCGACTGGGCGTCCCGGCTGCCCGATGGCCTCGGTACCCAGCTCGGGGAACAGGGCCTGGCGGTCTCCGGCGGCCAAGCACAACGCATCGCACTGGCCCGGGCCATCGTCTCGGGACGCGACCTGCTGCTGTTGGACGAGCCCACCTCCCAGGTCGACCAGGAATCCGAGCGGATCATTCTCGGCGCCATCGACGCACTCGCCCGCGACCACACCATCGTGATGGTCTCCCACCGGCTGTCCGCAATCAGCCACGCCGACCAGGTCGTGGAGGTAGCGGTTCGTGCAGATGAGCCGCTATCTGCCGCGGCAACACCGGAATCCCATGGGGCTGTCTTGTCCCCTGCTCAGAGGACACCGGCGCCGCCTCATAACCCATCTTTTCGCCCGGACGCCGCAGCGTCCTCGCCACCACCGAACCCCTCCAGGCAACCTTCAGCAGACGAGCAGGACCATGCGAACGACTGA
- a CDS encoding proline--tRNA ligase has translation MSHLFVRTLREDPADAEVPSHRWLVRAGYVRRVAPGIYSWLPLGLAVLQKVEQIVREEMNAIGAQEVLFPALLPADPYKETNRWIEYGDNLFRLVDRKGADMLLGPTHEEMFTLMAKDQCTSYKDLPLALYQIQTKYRDEARPRAGILRGREFVMKDSYSFDIDKSGLDASYQLHRGAYINIFDRLGFDYVIVQANSGAMGGSASEEFLAISPNGEDTFVRSPGGYAANVEAVVRPLAAEQDASGLPAAEAHPTPESPTIDTLVAQANALFPRDDRPWAAHDTLKNVLFNLRQPDGEAEPLAIGLPGDRDVDDARLEAAISPAELEAFSDEDFEKYPQLAKGYIGPAGLKAAGIRYLLDPEVVGGTAWLTGADKPGHHVANLVAGRDFEIDGHLDVAVLREGDQAPDGSGPLSLARGIEMGHIFQLGTKYAEALGLKVLDQNGKLQTVTMGSYGIGVSRAVGAVAEATCDDKGLCWPRELAPFEVMVLATGKGDEIFGTAEKIAAELDAAGVSVLLDDRKASPGVKFKDSEVLGMPTSVVVGRALADGNVEIRDRKSGSARVVPVGDAVAEVLTEIGR, from the coding sequence ATGAGCCATCTTTTTGTGCGGACCCTGCGCGAGGACCCCGCCGACGCCGAGGTGCCGAGCCATCGTTGGCTGGTGCGCGCCGGATATGTGCGCCGGGTGGCACCGGGTATCTACTCCTGGCTGCCGCTGGGGCTCGCCGTACTGCAGAAGGTCGAGCAGATCGTCCGCGAAGAGATGAATGCCATCGGCGCCCAAGAGGTGCTGTTCCCGGCGCTGCTGCCCGCGGACCCCTACAAGGAGACCAACCGCTGGATCGAATACGGCGACAACCTCTTCCGGCTGGTCGACCGCAAGGGCGCCGACATGCTGCTCGGCCCCACCCATGAAGAGATGTTCACCCTGATGGCGAAGGATCAGTGCACCTCCTACAAGGATCTGCCGCTGGCCCTCTACCAGATCCAGACCAAGTACCGCGACGAGGCGCGTCCGAGGGCGGGCATCCTGCGGGGCCGAGAGTTCGTGATGAAGGACTCCTACTCCTTCGATATCGACAAATCCGGCCTGGACGCTTCCTACCAGCTGCATCGCGGCGCCTACATCAACATCTTCGACCGGCTCGGTTTCGACTACGTGATCGTGCAGGCCAATTCGGGAGCCATGGGCGGTTCGGCGTCCGAGGAGTTCTTGGCGATCTCGCCCAACGGCGAGGACACGTTCGTCCGGTCTCCCGGCGGGTACGCCGCCAATGTCGAGGCCGTCGTGCGGCCGCTCGCCGCCGAGCAGGACGCGTCTGGGCTGCCCGCCGCCGAGGCTCATCCGACGCCCGAGTCGCCGACCATCGACACCTTGGTGGCTCAGGCCAACGCGCTCTTCCCGCGGGACGATCGGCCCTGGGCGGCGCACGACACCTTGAAGAACGTGCTGTTCAACCTGCGCCAGCCGGACGGGGAGGCCGAGCCGCTGGCCATCGGTCTGCCCGGTGATCGCGACGTGGACGACGCCCGGTTGGAGGCCGCGATCTCACCCGCCGAACTGGAGGCATTCTCCGACGAGGACTTCGAGAAGTATCCGCAGCTGGCGAAGGGATACATCGGCCCGGCCGGGTTGAAGGCCGCCGGTATCCGCTACCTGCTTGACCCTGAGGTTGTCGGCGGGACAGCCTGGCTGACCGGCGCCGACAAGCCCGGCCATCACGTGGCGAATCTGGTTGCCGGACGCGATTTCGAGATCGACGGTCATCTAGATGTCGCCGTGCTGCGCGAGGGTGACCAGGCTCCCGACGGCTCCGGCCCGCTGTCACTTGCGCGTGGTATCGAGATGGGCCACATCTTCCAGCTCGGCACCAAGTACGCGGAGGCTTTGGGTCTCAAGGTGCTCGATCAGAATGGCAAGCTGCAAACCGTCACGATGGGTTCCTATGGCATCGGTGTATCGCGTGCCGTCGGTGCGGTAGCCGAGGCCACCTGCGACGACAAGGGCCTGTGCTGGCCGCGCGAGCTGGCGCCCTTTGAAGTGATGGTGCTGGCCACCGGCAAGGGCGATGAGATCTTCGGCACGGCCGAGAAGATCGCTGCCGAGCTGGACGCTGCCGGTGTGTCGGTGCTGCTGGACGACCGGAAGGCGTCCCCGGGCGTGAAGTTCAAGGATTCAGAGGTGCTCGGCATGCCGACCTCGGTGGTGGTCGGCCGCGCGCTCGCCGACGGCAATGTCGAGATCCGCGACCGCAAATCCGGTTCGGCCCGGGTGGTGCCGGTTGGTGACGCCGTGGCAGAGGTGTTGACCGAGATCGGGCGTTGA
- the truB gene encoding tRNA pseudouridine(55) synthase TruB — translation MTNSTDPGLLIIDKPAGLTSHQVVARVRRVFGTKKVGHAGTLDPMATGVLIVGLNRATRLLGHLALHDKAYSATIRLGASTTTDDAEGETLATADASGLGTAAITDAIVPLRGVIRQRPSAVSAIKVDGKRAYARVRAGEDVQLPAREVTVSRFDVLATRVVAGFTDVDVAVECSSGTYVRALARDLGIALGVGGHLTALRRTRIGRYTLDQATELCSLTSASPLMTMAEAARLSFPVVEVDAAAAKDVSFGRALAIEVPAEVTGIVGPSGDLLALYRPDAEGARPIAVLI, via the coding sequence GTGACCAATAGCACCGATCCCGGGCTTCTCATCATCGACAAGCCCGCCGGGCTCACCTCCCATCAGGTGGTGGCTCGCGTGCGCCGCGTCTTCGGGACGAAGAAGGTCGGGCATGCGGGCACCTTGGATCCGATGGCCACCGGCGTGCTGATCGTCGGGTTGAATCGGGCCACGCGGCTGCTGGGGCACCTGGCGTTGCACGACAAGGCCTACTCGGCCACCATCAGGCTCGGAGCGTCCACCACCACCGATGATGCGGAGGGGGAGACCCTCGCCACGGCCGATGCATCTGGGCTCGGCACGGCCGCGATAACCGATGCCATCGTGCCGCTACGTGGAGTGATCCGGCAGCGGCCGAGCGCGGTGTCGGCGATCAAAGTGGACGGCAAACGCGCCTACGCCAGGGTGCGTGCCGGTGAGGATGTGCAGTTGCCCGCCCGCGAGGTGACGGTCAGCCGCTTCGATGTGCTCGCCACCCGCGTCGTCGCAGGCTTCACCGATGTCGACGTCGCAGTCGAATGCTCGTCGGGCACCTACGTGCGGGCGCTCGCTCGTGACCTCGGCATCGCCTTGGGAGTGGGCGGACACCTCACAGCGCTGCGGCGTACCCGAATCGGCCGCTATACCCTGGATCAGGCTACTGAGCTCTGCTCACTAACCTCGGCGTCGCCCCTGATGACCATGGCGGAAGCAGCCAGGCTGAGTTTTCCCGTGGTGGAAGTGGACGCCGCGGCCGCCAAGGACGTCAGCTTCGGGCGGGCGCTGGCGATTGAGGTACCGGCTGAGGTGACCGGCATCGTCGGGCCATCCGGTGATCTGCTCGCGCTCTATCGTCCGGACGCCGAGGGCGCGCGTCCGATAGCAGTGCTGATCTAA
- the nusA gene encoding transcription termination factor NusA: protein MDIDLSALRAIERDKEIPLEYLLKALEDALLNAYEKTDGAKPGARILLDRKSGKVAVMVPDVDENGEQAGEYDDTPADFGRVAASTARQVIFQRLREHEDEQKYGHFVASEGDILTGIIQQDRDTRSVRVDLGEIEAIMPLAEQAPGEEYTHGKRIRVYVVSVRKELRGPQVIVSRTHPNLVKKLFALEVPEIEQGIVEIKEIAREAGHRSKIAVWSNNPEVNAKGSCIGPMGQRVRAVMHELNEEKIDIVDWSPDPAAFVASALSPAKVNQVTVVDQAARTAQVIVPDYQLSLAIGREGQNARLAARLTGWRIDIRPDTQVEGA from the coding sequence ATGGATATCGATCTGTCAGCACTGAGGGCCATCGAACGGGACAAGGAGATTCCGCTCGAATACCTACTCAAGGCCCTCGAAGATGCCTTGCTGAACGCCTACGAGAAGACCGATGGCGCCAAGCCGGGTGCTCGTATTCTGCTCGACCGCAAGTCGGGCAAGGTAGCGGTGATGGTGCCCGATGTCGACGAGAACGGCGAGCAGGCGGGCGAATACGATGACACCCCTGCCGACTTCGGCCGGGTCGCTGCGTCCACCGCCCGCCAAGTGATCTTCCAGCGCCTGCGCGAGCATGAGGACGAGCAGAAGTACGGGCACTTCGTCGCCTCCGAGGGCGACATCCTGACCGGCATCATCCAGCAGGACCGCGACACCCGCTCGGTGCGGGTCGATCTCGGCGAGATCGAGGCGATCATGCCACTGGCCGAACAGGCGCCCGGCGAGGAATACACGCACGGCAAGCGCATCCGCGTCTACGTCGTGAGCGTGCGCAAAGAACTGCGTGGCCCGCAGGTGATCGTCAGCCGCACCCATCCGAATCTGGTCAAGAAGCTTTTCGCCCTCGAGGTGCCCGAGATCGAACAGGGCATCGTCGAGATCAAGGAGATCGCCCGCGAGGCGGGTCACCGCTCGAAAATCGCCGTCTGGTCGAACAACCCCGAGGTCAACGCCAAGGGATCATGCATCGGCCCGATGGGCCAGCGGGTGCGCGCGGTCATGCACGAACTCAACGAGGAGAAGATCGACATCGTCGACTGGTCTCCCGATCCGGCGGCGTTCGTCGCGAGCGCGCTGAGCCCGGCGAAGGTGAACCAGGTGACGGTAGTGGATCAAGCCGCCCGCACCGCTCAGGTCATCGTCCCCGACTACCAGCTCAGCCTGGCGATCGGACGCGAGGGCCAGAACGCCCGGCTGGCGGCTCGGCTGACGGGCTGGCGCATCGATATCCGCCCGGACACCCAGGTCGAAGGTGCCTGA
- a CDS encoding DUF4439 domain-containing protein, translated as MVSRVHTSLRRRDFLRIAMAGAGASVLAACAPSPLIESAPRATETPVLDDARRQAAQAAADLEASALASAALGDADADFASWCQALAAQHHTHLTLLCQADPLGGVLADPTPVEQVQAGDLAEPADQAEAMTMLAEQEGSFATMISTLPATAAGQDSDPDEASSMALLWVSQWLAANIAGSVLGSGDSGSLGAAPVAGDAVPARAEMGDLAASRQVLLSRQRALVFGLQGLYGRVDYADPTADKLYQRLGDAMKERDATAAELTASGVTPDAPLPEYTLPGDITDASQTNQIWGSLEAAVMAGWARIAAVDAGERTEASQQALAQAGRARDLGIALSYWPGWV; from the coding sequence ATGGTTTCCCGGGTGCACACGAGTCTGCGACGACGCGACTTCTTGCGCATCGCGATGGCCGGGGCCGGGGCATCGGTGCTGGCGGCGTGCGCGCCGAGCCCGCTGATCGAATCTGCACCGAGAGCCACCGAGACTCCGGTGCTCGATGACGCCCGGCGGCAGGCCGCTCAGGCGGCAGCCGATCTTGAGGCATCGGCGCTGGCCAGTGCAGCGCTGGGCGACGCGGACGCCGACTTCGCGTCCTGGTGCCAGGCGTTGGCCGCCCAGCATCACACCCACCTGACGTTGCTCTGCCAGGCAGATCCGCTCGGTGGAGTTCTGGCCGATCCCACGCCGGTCGAGCAGGTTCAGGCAGGCGACCTTGCCGAGCCGGCCGATCAGGCCGAGGCGATGACGATGCTCGCCGAACAGGAAGGCTCATTCGCCACGATGATCTCCACCCTGCCGGCCACTGCCGCCGGTCAGGACAGCGATCCGGATGAGGCATCGAGCATGGCCCTGCTGTGGGTCTCGCAGTGGCTCGCCGCCAACATCGCGGGCAGCGTACTCGGCAGCGGCGACTCGGGTTCGTTAGGCGCGGCTCCGGTGGCCGGCGATGCGGTGCCGGCCCGAGCCGAGATGGGTGATCTTGCCGCATCCCGGCAGGTGCTGCTCAGCCGTCAACGCGCACTGGTCTTCGGGTTGCAGGGGCTGTACGGACGCGTCGATTACGCCGATCCGACCGCCGACAAGCTCTATCAACGGCTCGGGGACGCCATGAAAGAGCGCGACGCGACGGCCGCCGAACTCACTGCGTCCGGAGTCACGCCGGATGCTCCGCTGCCCGAATACACCCTGCCCGGCGACATCACCGATGCCAGTCAGACGAATCAGATCTGGGGATCGTTGGAGGCCGCCGTGATGGCGGGCTGGGCCCGCATCGCCGCGGTGGACGCAGGCGAGCGCACCGAAGCCAGCCAGCAAGCTCTCGCCCAGGCCGGACGCGCCCGCGACCTGGGGATCGCATTGTCGTATTGGCCCGGATGGGTCTAA
- a CDS encoding YlxR family protein: MPERTCVACHKVCDQSELVRFVLVGSVVTIDANRRLPGRGAWLHADADCVSLAKRRGAFARSFRRKVDDSVLDSW, encoded by the coding sequence GTGCCTGAGCGCACCTGCGTGGCCTGCCATAAGGTTTGCGACCAATCAGAACTCGTCCGATTCGTTCTCGTCGGCTCGGTCGTGACCATCGACGCCAACCGTCGGCTGCCCGGACGCGGCGCCTGGCTGCATGCGGACGCCGACTGCGTTTCCTTGGCGAAACGCCGGGGCGCCTTCGCGCGCAGCTTTCGCCGCAAGGTGGACGACTCGGTCCTCGACAGCTGGTGA
- the infB gene encoding translation initiation factor IF-2 — protein sequence MAKVRVYELAKELGMESKQLLSTLNDMGEFVRSASSTIEAPVVRRVTERVKGAHKDAAAPGASEKAPANKKSSAPAPKPKAATPKTSKPAAPQAAAGAKVGPRATPGPHPVPGPRATPGARPHPAPAPKATPGARTGSGQSNQSKPGQGTQRPKPGNAPQQRQGSAAPHHGQGGQGRPAPTPGPRRTPAQSGGKAASGPRPTPGNVRRPGTPRPGNNPFSSSQGMGQSRRGSGQRTGAREGAAPRQGGGDNRMPRPGGSGGMPRPNPAMMPKHVNPSLGNQHGGGGGGGRGRPGGGGRGRGGSGPSMGGGFGGGPGRGRGGRGGTQGAFGRAGGSRRGRKSKKQRRQEFDEMQAPSVGGVRIRSGNGQTIRLRRGSSLTDLAEKINAEPAQLVQVLFNLGEMITATQSVPDETLEILGNELNYKIQVVSPEDEDRELLESFDLEFGENEGDEQDLRPRPPVVTVMGHVDHGKTKLLDALRHTNVQAKEAGGITQSIGAYQIDTEVDGDERAITFIDTPGHEAFTAMRARGAKSTDIAVLVVAADDGVMPQTIEALNHALAAEVPIVVAVNKIDKPGADPSKVRGQLMEFGLVPEEYGGQTMFVDVSAVTHEGLDNLLEAIVLTADAALDLRANPDMDAQGVAIEAHLDQGRGPVATVLIQRGTLHRGDSIVAGAAHGRVRAMINDHGDTIEEAPPSMPVQVLGLTSVPGAGDNFLVVEDDRMARQIAAKRDANRRAALQAQSSRRKTLEELFEQLEKGETSELTLILKGDGAGSVEALEDALSKIEISDEVGLRVIDRGVGAITETNVSLAAASMPHAVIIGFNVRPTVQAARLADQENVDIRYYSVIYDAIDEIEAALKGMLKPIYEEKTQGTAEIREIFRSSKFGNIAGCMVTDGHIRRNAKARLLRDGVVVTETSIASLRREKDDVTEVREGFECGLTLQNYSDIQTGDVIETYEMIEKARD from the coding sequence GTGGCCAAGGTCCGCGTTTACGAGCTTGCTAAAGAGCTCGGAATGGAAAGCAAACAGCTTCTCAGCACCTTGAACGATATGGGCGAGTTCGTCCGTTCGGCGTCTTCGACGATCGAAGCGCCGGTGGTTCGCCGGGTGACCGAGAGAGTGAAGGGCGCCCACAAGGACGCCGCAGCACCCGGGGCAAGCGAAAAAGCCCCGGCAAACAAGAAGAGCAGCGCACCGGCCCCCAAGCCGAAGGCTGCCACACCCAAGACTTCGAAGCCCGCAGCCCCGCAGGCTGCCGCCGGTGCCAAGGTCGGTCCGAGGGCGACACCCGGCCCGCACCCGGTTCCCGGCCCGCGTGCTACCCCGGGTGCTCGTCCGCATCCGGCACCTGCGCCCAAGGCGACTCCGGGAGCACGTACCGGCAGCGGGCAATCGAACCAGTCCAAGCCAGGCCAGGGCACGCAGCGTCCGAAGCCGGGCAACGCGCCGCAGCAGCGCCAGGGCTCTGCGGCTCCGCATCACGGCCAAGGCGGTCAGGGCCGGCCGGCACCGACCCCCGGTCCGCGCCGCACTCCCGCCCAGAGCGGTGGCAAGGCGGCGTCCGGACCGCGTCCGACTCCGGGAAATGTGCGGCGTCCGGGCACACCTCGTCCGGGCAACAACCCGTTCTCGTCTTCACAGGGCATGGGGCAGTCGCGCCGCGGTTCCGGACAGCGCACCGGTGCCCGCGAGGGCGCAGCACCTCGTCAAGGCGGCGGCGACAACCGGATGCCGCGTCCCGGCGGTTCGGGAGGGATGCCCCGCCCGAATCCCGCGATGATGCCCAAGCACGTCAATCCCTCGCTGGGTAACCAGCACGGCGGCGGTGGCGGCGGCGGACGTGGACGCCCCGGTGGTGGCGGACGTGGCCGCGGTGGCAGCGGTCCTTCGATGGGCGGCGGCTTCGGCGGTGGGCCCGGACGCGGTCGTGGCGGCCGTGGCGGAACTCAGGGCGCCTTCGGGCGCGCCGGCGGGTCCCGGCGCGGACGCAAGTCGAAGAAGCAGCGCAGGCAAGAGTTCGACGAGATGCAGGCGCCGTCGGTTGGCGGCGTGCGCATCCGTAGCGGCAACGGCCAGACCATCAGGCTGCGCCGTGGCTCCTCGCTGACCGACCTGGCCGAGAAGATCAATGCCGAGCCGGCACAGCTGGTGCAGGTGCTGTTCAATCTCGGTGAGATGATCACCGCGACCCAGTCGGTGCCCGACGAAACCCTCGAGATCTTGGGTAACGAGCTGAATTACAAGATTCAGGTCGTCAGCCCCGAGGACGAGGATCGCGAGCTGTTGGAGAGCTTCGATCTGGAGTTCGGTGAGAACGAGGGCGACGAGCAGGATCTGCGTCCGCGTCCCCCGGTAGTCACCGTGATGGGCCACGTCGACCACGGCAAGACCAAGCTGTTGGATGCCCTGCGGCATACCAATGTGCAGGCCAAGGAGGCCGGCGGCATCACCCAGTCGATCGGCGCCTACCAGATCGACACCGAGGTGGACGGCGACGAGCGCGCGATCACCTTCATCGATACCCCTGGCCACGAAGCCTTCACGGCCATGCGAGCACGGGGTGCGAAGTCGACCGATATCGCGGTGCTGGTGGTGGCTGCCGATGACGGAGTGATGCCGCAGACGATCGAGGCCTTGAACCACGCGCTTGCGGCCGAGGTGCCGATCGTGGTGGCGGTCAACAAGATCGACAAGCCAGGCGCCGATCCGTCGAAGGTGCGCGGCCAGCTGATGGAATTCGGGCTGGTGCCCGAAGAGTACGGTGGCCAGACCATGTTCGTCGACGTGTCGGCGGTCACCCATGAGGGTCTCGACAATCTGCTCGAGGCCATCGTCCTGACTGCGGACGCGGCCCTCGACCTGCGGGCCAATCCCGACATGGACGCTCAGGGTGTCGCCATCGAGGCCCACCTCGATCAGGGACGTGGCCCGGTGGCCACCGTGCTGATTCAGCGCGGCACCCTGCATCGCGGCGACTCGATTGTTGCCGGTGCCGCTCACGGCCGTGTACGTGCCATGATCAACGACCACGGTGACACGATCGAAGAAGCGCCGCCGTCGATGCCGGTCCAGGTGCTCGGCCTGACCAGCGTGCCCGGTGCAGGCGACAACTTCTTGGTTGTCGAGGACGATCGGATGGCCCGGCAGATCGCGGCCAAGCGTGACGCCAACCGTCGTGCCGCATTGCAGGCTCAGTCCTCGCGTCGCAAGACTCTGGAGGAGCTGTTCGAGCAGCTCGAGAAGGGCGAGACGAGCGAACTCACGCTGATCCTGAAGGGCGACGGTGCAGGCTCGGTCGAGGCCCTGGAGGATGCTTTGTCGAAGATCGAGATCTCCGACGAGGTCGGCCTGCGGGTGATCGACCGCGGTGTCGGTGCCATCACCGAGACCAATGTCTCGCTGGCGGCCGCGTCCATGCCGCATGCGGTCATCATCGGCTTCAATGTTCGCCCGACCGTGCAGGCAGCACGGCTGGCCGATCAGGAGAACGTCGACATCCGCTACTACTCGGTCATCTACGATGCGATCGACGAGATCGAGGCAGCGCTCAAGGGCATGCTCAAGCCGATCTACGAGGAGAAGACGCAAGGTACCGCAGAAATCCGCGAGATATTCCGCAGCTCCAAGTTCGGCAACATCGCAGGCTGTATGGTCACCGACGGTCACATCAGGCGCAATGCCAAGGCCCGTTTGCTCAGGGACGGCGTTGTCGTCACCGAGACCTCGATTGCTTCGCTGCGGCGTGAGAAGGACGACGTCACCGAGGTTCGCGAGGGCTTCGAATGTGGCCTGACCTTGCAGAATTACTCCGACATTCAGACCGGTGATGTCATCGAGACCTACGAGATGATCGAGAAAGCTCGCGACTGA
- the rimP gene encoding ribosome maturation factor RimP — protein MKHTGLEEELAGVLADHQLELDDLDIQPAGKRRVVRVTVDGDGTKGRGPDLDQIAEATRAISQALDDTDALGNAPYTLEVSSRGVSRPLTKPAHYRRNKTRLVALTLSDDSQLTGRIGDADDSSVTIDVDGVARTLGFDEISKAVVQVEMNRRLNDESEAGE, from the coding sequence ATGAAGCACACCGGACTCGAAGAGGAGTTGGCGGGCGTGCTCGCCGATCACCAACTCGAACTCGATGATCTCGATATCCAGCCCGCCGGAAAACGACGGGTCGTCCGGGTAACCGTGGACGGCGACGGAACGAAAGGACGCGGACCCGATCTCGACCAGATCGCCGAAGCCACCCGCGCCATCTCACAGGCTCTCGACGATACCGACGCGCTCGGCAACGCCCCTTACACGCTTGAGGTGAGCAGCCGCGGCGTTTCGCGTCCGCTCACCAAGCCCGCTCACTACCGGCGCAACAAAACTCGGCTGGTTGCGCTCACCCTGAGTGACGACAGCCAGCTCACCGGGCGCATCGGCGACGCGGACGACTCCTCGGTCACCATCGACGTCGATGGCGTGGCCCGCACACTCGGGTTCGACGAGATCTCCAAGGCCGTGGTTCAGGTCGAAATGAACCGTCGGCTGAACGACGAATCAGAAGCAGGGGAGTGA